AGATGATACCAACATGAGAGCTGTCGACATGTCCGACATTAGATACCCCAAAGCAGTTCCGACTATTGATAAAAATCATTAAAAACTGATTTGCTGGACCGTCAACATATATCTATTCGCAAAAAATCCTCAAATACCTGTTAATCGACAACTTGAAAGTGTGAGAATGTCTCTATTCCCTCTAACATCGCAGCAAATGGGGTTTATTCGACTgtaaatttttcactttttgacaGATCAGATAATTGTTTTGTTAATTTCGCTTTAAACTTTGACTGATTCCTTCACTACCGGATACCATCCCGGATGACCGAAGACAGAAATCACTCTCATGGTGAATACAAACCGCACTCATTTCCCTTTGGGAATACGAACCGCACTCATTTCCCTTTGGTTGGGGACATGAATATTGGCACCATCTCTCCTCCAACatgataatatgtaaagagcaagctctagtgaactcacacaactgtatgtcctagcagacgattttttaaaaatcgtctgatgtcccacacccgaattctgtggcgccggtgtgaataaatctacttgtgtgaatggtcaatggctcatgacgtcatgaacgCGGAATCAcatccgacgtcgtaactgtggtgttacatacagtgtacacactcactacgttgtgtgagtgactACAACTTGATCAACAAACAGCTTCAATGTGTTTAATGAATAAACAAGGCTGAAAATTACTTCCGAGAGAAATGCCGTTTATTATATCCACAAaacaaacattacaaaacaTAAGTTTACCAACATACATAAAGGCCAAATTGGAGAGAATTATAACTTTTGGCCAAACTACATAATTCTCAAGTTACATTTTATCAATAGTCAGTCACATAATATTGCTGATCATGATAGTACACATATATCTAGTAAAATCTGTATATAATATAGATAGGTATTAACTGTGAAAATGGAAATAATACAATGCCACGGAGTGAAAATGAATGACACAAATCGTTCAGAACAGCCTGTAGCCTGTCATGCAGTTAGGCAAGTATGGTAAAGTTAGGCAGTTATAAACATTGCACGTGATTGGTTGATGAGATCTAACATTTTGTGAGAGATGACATGACTGGATGATTTCTACTTACACTCTGTAACGAATCTTAGTTACAGTCAGATAATTTCCCCGGGTTTTTCTACCCAAGTATGACATACATTAAATCAAGATAAATATTCAGATTAACACTGTGATTTCCTTTGAAGAAGAGGACAACACTTAGACAACTTTCATACCAGTTTTTAATGCCAAAAACCAAACCAGCGTCGTTACAAGCTTTTCAAAACTCGAGATGCCAAATTTGAAATGGTGAAAATGACCTAACTACAAAATGAGAAATGACACTACCCTCATATTACACTGAAGATTGTGCAGTAAATTGTGTATGCAAGTGTCAGTAAGGCCAAAAGcataaaattcaaaaaaattattaaaacacgatgaagaaataaaataaatatgaaTAAGTATAATATGTATacataaatttttttatttaaagttGTTCGCAATAAGAGTGATCAGTATTTTCTGTCTTTTTATAGACATTCTATATGCGACACTGATTCTATAAAATGTCACTGCAGTCCAAAATGAGGGTCTGCAGGCTAAAATGCTGAATATGCTTGATTATGCCTAAATATATTAATTTGGAATCCATCTTTTGAGAATGTTTGGAATGACAGTACCAACATAACACTTTCTTAACAAAAATAAGTTTGATACACGTTTTGTTCAGTTCCAAATACATTCTTAGTCATGAAAGTGTAATCATTTCCCAACTTATCTGCAGGGGAATCATTTGGCGCTCTAACAAAAGGATACACATAGTAAAACATTCTATTCATACAATTTCATCATTGCGCAGTTTTTTTTGGCATATCATAATTTTCACCACATTTGGTCCTTTCTAAACAGATCAACAACGAGAAGTACCTTTTTTCAATTAAAAGATCTACAGTTACATCAACAACGGTTTCTACTACTGAACTAACAAATAATGATGCAAATATATTGCATATGTTCCCAAGTTTTTGCAGGGTAGGTCACTGTGCCAGTTTTTTGAGGAATGTCTCTCTTTCCAAAATATACAACTACGGGCTTCGGCGAGAGGAGGGCAAATAGAAGGTACCTTGAATCTGGCTGTATAATACACCAAATAAGTGGACAAACAAACTCGTGTGCTTTTAAGTTGGTTTTTCATCTGTTTGTATCCAGGCATCATTATAATAATCTCTAATGGTATAAGGCAGCCTCCAGTTGCAATTCATGGTTGTCAATAATAATGCATACCAACATGTCCACTTATATGGTTCTTTCAGACTTCCTTCCAAACAGATATTGAATTTCTAGTTAGGTGATTTTAAAATCGTGTCCATAATGAACGTTTGCTTACACATTGTGTAAATTCTAATTGATGTTTTTACAGTCAGTCAGTATAAATTCCAACTGGCACaaagagtacatgtacacagagaCCAGTAACATCAAGTATTACAAAAACAGAACTTCAATCCAAAATGATGAAACGCCAGACAACATATGCCACATGCATATCATCTCCAACCTGTCAACATAGGTGGGAGACTCCAGAAAGTTACAGGTGTGTGGCGGGTAAAAGTTACAACTTCTATCTATCCTCGAGTGCAGATTGGAGAACTGACGGAAACAGAATACTGCAGGACAAAAACACACTTTTTCGATGCAGATAATTTTGGCCTCAGTTTGGCCACAAGTGAAACAAGACTCTAACAGTATATATACCCAAAATACTACACAATCACCTTCTTTCACTCATGTAATTATTCCATATAGTAACAACAATGGTTACTACGACTACCCGTCTAGTTCCCAagggtaaccatggtaacgttTACTCTGCATCAGCTGCTGGTTCCGCTGCTGCTTTCTTTGGTTTCCGTCCTCGCTTTGCACCTCCCTGAAAATGTAACAATAAGATGATAAATGTGCCACTTATTTCTTGCAAAGAGGTGAAAATATAACTCTAACACACTTCAATTACAATGTAGCATgtaacattttacatgtatacacacaCTTGTTTTGGAAAGAACAGTCTTGGCCACTGGCCACAATGCCTGTGAGAGCTGCAAAACCTGAGGCCAGAATGACAAGTCAAATGCCTGAAGACTAAAGTGAGCCATTCCCTTCGGCTCTCAGTTTTATCTTACAAACAGAAGCCAAATGACACAATTCAATCTTCTTGACACTAACAACTTACAGCCTTGGCAGGTTTGCTTGCCTTCTTTTCTGGAGTTTTATAAACATCGCCACGTTTCTGGGCACGGGTCTGGCGTCCTGCGCTCGTATCGACTGGATCAACGAAATATTGTGCTGAAAAAACAGGAGCATTGAGTCATAAAACATGGTCAAATCTGTATACAGTACAACATAGCAAATCCCCACAGTCTTatgaaaaacgttttttttatatttcaaaacCAGAATATGAAATGACATAAAAAAACAATTCTACCTGAAAGGAACCAATCTTTGGAATTCTGAAAAATATAACATGAttataaaaaatttaaaattcagGTAAACTTTAAAATAAACTTACATTCTGCAATGCAACGCTGGATGGACGTCTGTTTTTGTGGAACAGCACCAGCGTTCttcttttttgttgattttgtcaCTTGGCGTGTGTCACCTAGTTTCTCTCCACCCAGCAGACCTTTGGCTTCCTACAATAAACAGAAACACATCAGATTCATGACAAGTGAATATAGATCTCAAATTACCAGTGACCAATTACTCTATAATCACCTGGAATGAACAAAGTACTGAGGCACCTCTCTAAGCGAtcacacctctctattaaagacccCCTCTCTCTAAtatggacactgattttggtcccaaacctgttgttttcaatcaaattgacctctgcaatcaggacacctctcttttaaggacagcatgtcagtcccaagggtgtccttaatagagaggttctactgtatatctatTCAAAGGTGTTGTCCAGGGAGTCAAGAGTAACATATCCACATCTTACCTGAGCAGTAGCAGCCATCGTTAAATTTTTGGATAATTTTGCTTTTTTCGCTGGTGGTTCAGACGTTATGGCATCCAATTGCTTCTGCTGACCTCTGGTCTGGGCATCATCATCAACCTTACCGCCCATACCTGCCAACAATGAATGTGCCTCCTGAAATAACAGATGAGACTACGTAAAGTATGATATCAACATCATGACCATAGTTTAATTAACAAGCTAGCTGAAGATCTTGATGTTAGTTTACCAAGACAACGTTttctttcactttacaccatATTTGATGACTGAATATATGGATATCCAGCATTACTGGCAAAAACATGAACTCACAAACCATAGTTCTTGATCTGTTATCTTTAATAACAAGAGCATATTCCTTGGGCAATAATTTACCCAATTTGAACAACCAGATGAATCTGGTTTGCCATGCTATTAACAACCAGATTTGATACTTGAGACTGGCAGAGAGTCTGTACAATATGTCACCTCAGTCTTGCGAAACCCCTTTTCTTCACCGTAATTTGTTTCTAGCCAGCTAGCAAGCTACTTAGCAGAATTGTTGGATGGCGGAAATATGGACCTTGGCTGTATTCTCCATCGTGCCGACCCTCTTGACATCAGGAATCAAGCCCTGCGCCTTCAGAAGATCCTTGGCACCCTCAGCTTTGAGAAAGTCCACGCCTTCCTGCAAGAAGACACAGAAAGCAAAGCTTGTTAGCAGTTTTATCAAGCAGTAAATCACATCTAAATTCATGTCTTACAAACCCTTATATTCTATTATCAAATGAACAAATCCTAATGTCGTCGACAATCCACGGTTCTGTTACTGGGGCCAATCCATGGCCACAATGTGCAACTCAAAAATTGGTCGAAaccgaagaaaaaaattaagcaACAAGGGAGAAATTTCTGTGGGGAGCAACAACTCACACTCCAGAAATTAATTTACTACTCAGGATCAACAGGGATGCAAGCctaaaaaatacacaaaatgatAGATAGATAACCCAGATATAGCATGATACGCACCAGTGCACGACCTGTCTTCAATAACAGACACCTACATGATCCAATTGAAGGCAAGCACACAAATAACTGGCCTgaacggcggccattttgacaaCACTTCCTTAAAAATAGAGCCCCACTAAACGAATTTCGTTTGCAAAAATCTGCGGTTAGTAAGAAGAAATCACGTGTCTATTCCCTACTTGAATACTTCAAGCATCTAATAAGCAAATATGGGGTCTTATTTTCGCTTAGTAAGGAGTCAGGAAATTTTTTCACGAGGGGTTGGTGAAGGGCAAGTATCAACATAGAAATTCCATTGCAGAAACTCGACTTGCAGAATCGCTAACTTTAACATCGTGCAATAGTAAAAGTGCTTCTTAGATTTCAACGAACCTTGGCAGTTACTTTCATCGTGTTATCCTTCGCAAGATGCGGCTTTGCAGCAGCCATGATAATGTTTTTTCTTGGAGAAAATTAGGTAGAAACAGGAGCACTCTGGTGCAAAATTTACACGAGGATTGTTGCGGCTTGCTACCGATGTATGATCATGTGACTAAAACCCAAGGAGCTGATTGGCGCAGAACGTTGATTGCACAGTTAGGCAATTAAAGTGACGCACACATGTCAACACTTGCATCTGTCATATTCTGCCGTGCTCttcttgtttttcaaatttctcctTCCAAAATTTGCTGTGCCTGAAAAAGAACATCACTTAGCGTGAAGTATGGATGCTAGAATAGATTGGAATCATTTAAATGAGCTGTCAAAGCTAAATGAAGctgaaaacagtaaaaaaacacacAGAAGAAGCCAGTTCTAAATATTCACTTCCTCTTTCCTATCCTTTTCCTAGGCCTGTAGGCTAGCTGCCACACAGGGATTGGAGCTTTGAGCTTGAGGCAAAAAGTGCTAATTCCAGAGGTACTATCAGTATGTATCCAGAGTAATCTGCACCTCTTCCAGAGGTACTATCTGTACCTCTGGaatgtttcaatttcttgtATTTAGCACTTTTTGCCTCAGATCCCTGTGATTCCTGCTTCAGGTTTTGGCTTTTCACTGATTTCATTTCCTCATTCCTGGTTCAGCTGATTTCTCTGATTAAGGGGACAGCTCGGGCGTGGTATTTAAATCTAGCCAGGAGGGTATTGACACTGCTTGCCACCAAGATCTTGCCAACAGGGTCTTGCCACAAAGATTAAGATATCAGTATTGCACTAATAGTGATATCTAATAATGATTAATTCGCCATTATTGCGAGGCAGTTTGGATATCGTTTGCGAATTTCTGGCCTGATCCTAGAGCATTTTTTGTGGCAGTTCACATCATGATGATATGTTTTTCATTTGCAGATCAGGAAACTGAAGATGGTGAAAGAGGTCACAGCTGTCGTTATTGGTGCTGGGAACCGGGGAAACAACTATGCAGATTACTCCGTATCAGAACCAGAAAAATTCAGAGTAAGGACAATTTGTTAGTCAAGGCTTATCCAGTTTTATGTTCTACTGATTGTAAGGCACAGCACATATCTCTTATTTGGATTTAGGATTTCAGAGATAAAACCTTTTATTGAATACTGCAAGATAGGGCAAAAATGTTTCTACTTGTGATGGTTTACTTGGCATTTGGAAACTTTTCTTACCTTCATTAGAaataattgataatgataaGTATATTTCCCCTTTTTTCCACTCAGATAGTTGGAGTGGCTGAGCCAAGGAAGTTTAGAAGAGACCTCATGAAAGACAAATTTTCCATTGAGAGCAAACATGTATTTACAGGTGAGACACTTAGTCATTTTTGTACATAATGGTTTTGAATACCACCACATAAGAACATGATTAGTTCAAGGAGAGTGATGAATGGCAGAAAGCAGAAATGGCTCTTTTCGGTGCGAAGCAATTATTGATACAATCAAAAAGTGataaagactaatctttattgattcttgacacaatgtttatgtacatgtaacttggaCTTCAAAAAGTAGAAACAGCTCTTCTGATGGTAGCTAGATTTTGGACACCAGTGTTTCACCAAATATCCTGTAGATTCAGGTGTCACTTAAGCTCAGAATTCTGATCCGAATTCTCTCCATCCTGGTTTGGTTGTATTTCAGACTGGAAAGATGCCGCAGCCCTGGACAGATTTGCGGACTGTGTCATCATAGCAACTTTGGACAAGATGCATAAGGAACCAGCCATAGCATTTGCTAATAAGGGATATCACATCCTCCTTGAGAAACCTATCGCTGTAAGTTTCTGGAAATAAGTGATCAAAACAAAGTAGAACAAAACGCATTGTAGGCCCATTGATAAGGCCCTATACATAGTTTTGTATCTCTGTTTCTTTAGGTCACTGCAAGTGATTGTCAGGAGATAGTGAAAGCTTGTAAAGATAACAGTGTCATCCTGGCTGTCGCACATGTTCTACGATATGGATTACATTCACAGACGATCAAGGATGTGATAGACAGTGGCGCCATTGGTGATGTGGTTAACATTCAGCATTCTGAATCGGTAGGTTCTGCCCTTGGCTTATATGGGGATCTTAGATCTTTTACCAGTATCAATATCTTCCAGATCGAGCTTGGCATTTTTCACAGTCCAATGTCTGTGGAAATAGGCGACAAGAAGATGAAACAGCGTCCTCATTACACGCAAAGTGTTGTAATGATTGGCACATGATTAGGCACTGGATTGGGCGTAAATGTGACAAAATTCATCATTTGGTAATTTCACAGATTTTACTAACATAACAAGGTATGATTTTCTCCGAAATATTAAAAATCAGTTTTTCACTTTGCAGGTCGGATTTTGGCATTTTGCACATTCGTTTGTACGTGGAAACTGGCGGAATGAAAAAGAAACGGTGTTCTCATTATTGGCTAAATGTTGTCATGATGTTGACCTGATTCATCACTGGGTTGGCCGGAGATGCATGAAAGTTTCATCGTTTGGTAGCCTGATGCACTTTACGAAGGACAATCAGGTAACTACAGTGTGACCTTCTCAGCAGGCAACATGGTAACTCCCAAGCACATCTGGGCGCTGTTCTCCCACTGtcaagaaatattttgttgttaaTACATGTCACTTTGATGGATTTGACTCTCTCGTCAATGAAACCGTCCTTGAGAAGTGAATGGTTGTGATCCTGTCTTCATTCCGACATTATCTTATTAGTGACTTTCAGAATACTGACTGAGAAAAGGTTTTTGATCAGCAAATCCTGTAACAATATGTTATGAAGTAGTAATCATCTATCAGGTTGGAATATATGGAGATGTATTCACTAAAGCACCTTGTTCCCTGCGGTTACTGCCAAAATCATatgatatatatacatattatgTTCTTACTCTGGGCCTGATTTAAGATAAAGACAAGATAATTTTACCTTTTACAGCCTGAAGGCGCTTCCTCCCGCTGTCTCGACTGTGCAATAGAAAATCAGTGCCCATATTCTGCTAAGAAGATATACCTTGAAGACGGAGCTAAAAGTGTAAGTTTACCTTTATTACAGCAGAAAACTTATGTACTTCATTTGGTTGCgaatttgtcctcaaaagaccattGGGACAAATGCAAAGTATAGTCAAGCACCACAGAATTCCTTTCCGAAGGATGATTTGTTATATGCCTTTCAATGACAGCTATGGTAGTTGTGCTCAGCTGGGCCTGTTGTTCAGGATGAGTTCGTAGTTTGATATATAATTGTTTTTAAGGTCACGCAATGCACTTTTTTGGAAATCTTTGAATGGTGGGGGATCAAGACCATTTGAGGATGTGCTAATGTCCTTGCACTAAGATCTTAGATGTTTTAATGTTCATCTTTCCCAGGGTCAGTTTGGTTGGCCAGTGAGTGTGATCACCGATGTCAAGGACATCGAGAGTGTGACAGAAGCCCTGAAGACGGGACCATACGGCAGATGTGtctatgattgtgacaatgatgTTGTCAGTCATCAGGTAATATATGACCTATGAAATTCGTGGAAGTAATGGGTTTTTGATGTCGTTTTGTGAAATCATAACAAGTGCCATGTCACAGCCATATTCTCTGTGTCTGTGTGTTCAGCAAAGGTAATATGTTGTACATTCTGTTGCCTTTTGGAAGTAAATTTAGTGCTCAAAAGACCTGGTTGGAAGGGAGACATGGATGACCAGACATTCACAATTGGGTTTTGGTTGGGTCTGTACAAGATGGCTTGGGGAAGGTATCATTAGATACAAGTTAGCACTTGTCAGTGCTGATCAAGAAAGTTATTGAtgtcaggtacatgtacaatctacTCATTCCTGTATCTTTAGATTGTGAACATGGAGTTTGCAGGAGGAATCACAGCTTCCTTGACCATGGGTGCTTTTACTCAGAAAGTTGGAATACGAGAGACTAAGGTCTTTGGAACGAAGGGAGAGATACATGGTGTGTTTGACGGTCCTGTGGAGGTGAAAGATTTCTTGACCAACAACATTAGTAAGTAATGTGCCCTTTTTTCTTGCTTTGTATAAAAGTCTGTTATTATGAAGCTCTTCGATCAGATGTTATTTAGAACAAGATTATCTATACCAACTTGAATTTTATAATGATTTGAGGAGTGATATTGTCATGTGGTTTGGGTATTCTTTAACTGATGGGGATTCCATCTTCCTGCTGCCTGTACCAAGACAGCAAAAGACCTCAGACATGTTGGAAACGGGAGTTTGATGGTCTCCTCAAGACTGAACGCAGAAATAGTCCCCGATCAGACACGGCTTGTCTATTTCAGCCACATACCCGTGTAGAGAAGATCCAAACATTGCTTCTATAGGAGGCCATGGTAGTTGTGACTACAGACTCATCG
The sequence above is a segment of the Lineus longissimus chromosome 12, tnLinLong1.2, whole genome shotgun sequence genome. Coding sequences within it:
- the LOC135496720 gene encoding uncharacterized protein LOC135496720 codes for the protein MVKEVTAVVIGAGNRGNNYADYSVSEPEKFRIVGVAEPRKFRRDLMKDKFSIESKHVFTDWKDAAALDRFADCVIIATLDKMHKEPAIAFANKGYHILLEKPIAVTASDCQEIVKACKDNSVILAVAHVLRYGLHSQTIKDVIDSGAIGDVVNIQHSESVGFWHFAHSFVRGNWRNEKETVFSLLAKCCHDVDLIHHWVGRRCMKVSSFGSLMHFTKDNQPEGASSRCLDCAIENQCPYSAKKIYLEDGAKSGQFGWPVSVITDVKDIESVTEALKTGPYGRCVYDCDNDVVSHQIVNMEFAGGITASLTMGAFTQKVGIRETKVFGTKGEIHGVFDGPVEVKDFLTNNITTYPCREDPNIASIGGHGSCDYRLIEAFVKAVAEDDRSNIVAGPDETLASHLIVFAAEKARVENRVVMMEEFGI
- the LOC135497107 gene encoding uncharacterized protein LOC135497107, with amino-acid sequence MAAAKPHLAKDNTMKVTAKEGVDFLKAEGAKDLLKAQGLIPDVKRVGTMENTAKEAHSLLAGMGGKVDDDAQTRGQQKQLDAITSEPPAKKAKLSKNLTMAATAQEAKGLLGGEKLGDTRQVTKSTKKKNAGAVPQKQTSIQRCIAESQYFVDPVDTSAGRQTRAQKRGDVYKTPEKKASKPAKAGGAKRGRKPKKAAAEPAADAE